Proteins encoded in a region of the Nicotiana tomentosiformis chromosome 9, ASM39032v3, whole genome shotgun sequence genome:
- the LOC104086195 gene encoding cytochrome P450 84A1-like: protein MKELIQNNPMNLLYFILPIFFFFFILSTFRQKKFPPGPKGWPIIGNMMIMDQLTHRGLAKLAKKYGGILHLKMGNLHITAVSSPDEARQVLQLQDTVFSNRPATIAVKYLSYDRADMAFAHYGPFWRQMRKLCVMKLFSRRRAESWDSVRDEVDSMTRVVATSNGLSVNIGELVFGLSKNIIYRAAFGTSPGEEDELLKIMQEFSKLFGAFNLADFIPWLGWVDPQGINTRMVKARASLDCFIDTIIDDHIQRKNEKDDRDNDMVDELLAFYDEEAKVTDSDDLQNAIRLTRDNIKAIIMDVMFGGIETVASAVEWAMAELMKSPEDLKRVQQELTNIVGLHRKVEETDFDKLTYLKCCIKETLRLHPVIPVLIHEAAADATVSGHYIPAKARVLINVWAIGRDKNSWEDPDTFKPSRFLKEGVADFKGGNFEFLPFGAGRRSCPGMQLGLFAFEMTLAHLLHCFTWELPDGMKPSDVDMDDIFGLTAPKATRLVAVPSPRLLCPLY from the exons ATGAAAGAACTTATACAAAATAACCCCATGAATTTACTCTACTTCATTCTccctatcttcttcttcttctttattctCTCAACATTTCGCCAAAAAAAATTTCCACCGGGTCCCAAAGGGTGGCCAATAATAGGTAACATGATGATTATGGACCAATTGACACATCGTGGCCTAGCAAAATTAGCAAAAAAATATGGTGGCATTTTACACCTCAAAATGGGAAATCTTCATATAACGGCGGTGTCCAGTCCAGATGAAGCTCGTCAAGTGTTACAACTTCAAGATACCGTATTTTCTAATCGTCCTGCGACTATAGCCGTGAAATATTTATCGTACGATCGTGCAGATATGGCTTTTGCTCATTATGGACCCTTTTGGCGTCAAATGAGaaaattatgtgttatgaaacttTTTAGTCGTAGAAGGGCTGAATCTTGGGACTCAGTTCGTGATGAAGTTGATTCCATGACTAGAGTTGTTGCCActagcaatggtttaagtgtaaATATCGGTGAACTTGTCTTTGGACTTTCGAAGAATATTATATACAG GGCAGCTTTTGGAACAAGCCCGGGCGAGGAAGATGAGTTACTTAAAATTATGCAGGAATTTTCGAAGCTTTTTGGTGCATTTAACTTAGCAGATTTTATACCTTGGCTTGGATGGGTTGATCCACAGGGCATAAATACTAGGATGGTAAAAGCTAGGGCATCCTTAGATTGTTTCATTGATACTATTATTGATGATCATATACAGAGAAAGAATGAGAAAGATGATCGTGATAATGATATGGTGGATGAGCTATTAGCTTTTTATGATGAAGAAGCAAAAGTCACTGACTCTGATGATTTACAGAATGCTATTAGACTTACAAGGGATAATATTAAAGCCATCATCATG GATGTCATGTTTGGTGGGATAGAGACAGTAGCATCTGCCGTAGAATGGGCCATGGCAGAGCTAATGAAAAGTCCAGAGGATCTCAAAAGAGTACAACAAGAATTGACCAACATTGTTGGCCTCCATAGAAAAGTAGAAGAAACAGACTTCGACAAATTAACCTACTTGAAATGCTGCATTAAAGAAACTCTCCGTCTCCACCCTGTGATCCCTGTCCTAATTCACGAGGCGGCGGCGGATGCCACCGTCTCCGGCCACTATATTCCGGCAAAAGCGCGTGTTCTTATCAATGTATGGGCCATTGGACGTGATAAAAACTCATGGGAAGATCCTGACACTTTTAAACCTTCTAGGTTTTTAAAAGAGGGTGTAGCGGATTTTAAAGGTGGTAATTTTGAGTTTTTACCATTTGGGGCTGGCAGAAGATCTTGTCCAG GTATGCAACTAGGATTGTTTGCATTTGAAATGACTTTGGCTCATCTTCTTCATTGTTTCACTTGGGAATTGCCTGATGGAATGAAACCAAGTGATGTTGATATGGACGATATTTTTGGACTTACTGCTCCTAAAGCTACTCGACTTGTGGCCGTGCCTAGTCCTCGTTTGTTGTGTCCACTTTATTAA
- the LOC138899194 gene encoding uncharacterized protein yields MIVNGKPIWAMIDTGTTHNYLASTQVECLGLVVGKGRGHIKVINSPPQPVGGISKGVPVKPDLYEEKFNLRVVIIDDFALIVGLEFIRQTNTIHVPYGDMLLMVGANGVEPCIILCITINMVAENISALQLKKGVKRHEPMFLATLYIEDIEHSSGSIPALVKELLREFEDIMPLDMPKRLPPRRIVDHGIELVPGAKPPVPMPYKMSQPELIELRR; encoded by the coding sequence ATGATAGTTAATGGTAAGCCCATTTGGGCGATGATTGACACGGGTACTactcacaactacttagcctcaacTCAGGTAGAGTGCCTTGGCCTAGTTGTGGGCAAGGGCAGAGGTCATATCAAGgttatcaactcaccacctcagccAGTGGGTGGAATATCCAAAGGAGTGCCAGTGAAGCCTGATCTTTATGAAGAAAAATTCAACTTGCGtgtggtgatcatagatgacttcgcACTGATAGTTGGATTGGAATTCATAAGGCAAACCAATACCATTCATGTACCTTATGGAGACATGCTACTGATGGTGGGAGCAAATGGGGTCGAGCCCTGCATTATCCTATGCATAACAATAAATATGGTTGcagagaacatctcggccttgcagttgaagaagggagtcaaaagacatgaacctatgttcctggctaccctctatATTGAAGATATTGAACATTCTTCAGGTTCAATTCCTGCACTCGTGAAGGAGCTTCTAAGGGagtttgaagacatcatgccactgGACATGCCAAAGCGACTCCCGCCTAGGCGCATTGTAGACCACgggattgagttggtgccgggtgcgaagccacctgtcCCGATGCCTTAcaaaatgtcacaacccgaactcatcGAGCTTCGGAGATAG